Genomic segment of Bacteroidota bacterium:
CAGTAACGATAAAAACCTTATTCAGCCATAAGACACATGAAAAACGAATTTGAGAAGTACGCGGTGCAGCACCTGGGTATGAGCAGCAATACCCTGCATGACTATAGCAAGAAAATGGGGCCGGTAAACCTGACCCCCTATATCATAGAAGAGCGGCAGCTGAATGTGGCCCAGATGGACGTATTCAGCCGCCTGATGATGGACCGCATCCTCTTCCTGGGTACTGGTGTGGACGACCAGGTGGCCAACATCATTGTAGCCCAGCTGCTCTTCCTGCAGAGTGCTGATGCCAAGAAGGACGTAAGTATCTACATCAACTCGCCTGGCGGCAGCGTGTATGCCGGCCTGGCTATCTATGATGTGATGAACCACATCAGCCCCGACGTGGCCACCATCTGCACCGGCATGGCAGCCAGCATGGGTGCTGTACTGCTGGCAGCTGGCGAAAAGGGCAAGCGCGCCGCACTGCCCCACAGCCGGGTGATGATACACCAGCCCATGAGCGGCACACAGGGCCAGATAAGCGACATGGAGATCGCCCTGAAGGAAGGCCGCAGAATAAAGGAGGAGCTGTACCGCATACTGGCAGTGGCAAGTGGGCAGACCTATGACAAGATATGGGAAGACAGCGACC
This window contains:
- a CDS encoding ATP-dependent Clp protease proteolytic subunit; the encoded protein is MDVFSRLMMDRILFLGTGVDDQVANIIVAQLLFLQSADAKKDVSIYINSPGGSVYAGLAIYDVMNHISPDVATICTGMAASMGAVLLAAGEKGKRAALPHSRVMIHQPMSGTQGQISDMEIALKEGRRIKEELYRILAVASGQTYDKIWEDSDRDYWMIAEEAKAYGLVDEVIGHNPEKKK